A genome region from Mycolicibacterium litorale includes the following:
- a CDS encoding glycosyltransferase family protein: MTMPVTHLIVGPREHGVTRFGVDLVESLRANGFHAPALEALQPPLWGGIHLQFTDRLFGTTPQQAADTVRTLVDDVRRCGGRVTATLHDLPQPSDGNSLHRRLAAYGEVSALVDGVVVSSEHERALLAEGGLHPRRVAVVPLPLEPDGDTTPPDRAGARAVGVFGFLYPGKGHAEVIAALAGSAPDVEILALGAPSAGHADLADQLVAECARTGRRFRVTGHLPDADVRRTLRSVTVPVAPHRHVSASGSLNSWISAGRRPLAPANRYTREIAQRNPDAVLLYPDTPTGLHDALERALAEPAVTWLPVGTACTPSRAEAARQYAALLQRWHR; the protein is encoded by the coding sequence GTGACCATGCCTGTCACCCATCTGATCGTCGGACCCCGCGAACACGGTGTCACCCGGTTCGGCGTGGATCTTGTGGAGTCATTGCGCGCCAACGGATTCCACGCCCCGGCTCTGGAAGCGCTGCAACCGCCACTGTGGGGCGGAATCCACCTGCAGTTCACCGACCGCCTCTTCGGGACCACCCCGCAGCAGGCGGCCGACACGGTGCGCACGCTGGTGGACGACGTCCGGCGGTGCGGCGGGCGGGTCACCGCGACGCTGCACGACCTGCCTCAGCCGTCCGACGGGAACAGTCTGCACCGGCGGCTCGCCGCGTACGGCGAGGTGTCGGCCCTGGTCGACGGGGTGGTGGTCAGCAGCGAACACGAACGGGCGCTGCTGGCCGAGGGTGGGCTGCATCCGCGTCGGGTCGCCGTGGTCCCGCTGCCTCTCGAACCCGACGGCGACACCACGCCCCCGGACCGCGCGGGCGCCCGCGCCGTCGGCGTGTTCGGCTTCCTCTATCCCGGCAAGGGGCACGCCGAGGTGATCGCCGCGCTGGCCGGTTCCGCACCCGACGTCGAGATCCTCGCCCTCGGCGCACCGTCGGCCGGTCACGCCGACCTCGCCGACCAACTGGTCGCCGAATGCGCCCGCACCGGCCGCCGGTTCCGCGTGACCGGGCACCTCCCCGACGCCGACGTCCGCCGCACCCTGCGCAGCGTTACGGTGCCCGTGGCGCCCCACCGCCACGTGTCGGCGTCAGGATCGCTCAACTCGTGGATCAGCGCCGGCCGACGCCCGCTGGCGCCGGCCAACCGCTACACCCGGGAAATCGCGCAGCGCAATCCCGATGCGGTGCTGCTCTACCCGGACACCCCCACCGGTCTGCACGATGCGCTCGAACGCGCCCTGGCCGAGCCTGCGGTGACCTGGTTGCCCGTCGGCACGGCGTGCACGCCGTCTCGCGCCGAGGCCGCCCGCCAGTACGCCGCGCTACTGCAGCGGTGGCACCGGTGA
- a CDS encoding glycosyltransferase family protein: MIAVASVPAAHPYVRAITDPESVLLLDDPRPIGATLPGQWWPPRLLDPRYLAEGCESFDVMHVHFGYDSTPPAVLRDVAGVLSARRAPLVVTVHDLHNPHFADPSEHLARLDVLIPAADAVVTLTPGAADAIADRWGRRATVLPHPHVLPLAAVGADRRADTPAVVAVHAKSLRANIDPLPVLDALLAAEESAWRLRLDVDEDVHRSPRAESLTAERLDELGRRGVDVRVHPRFTDDELRQYLGEIDALVLPYRFGTHSGWVEACYDAGVAAIVPECGFFHEQHGDPTYRFTADAPDGLPQAVAASLARTAHGGDRRSERERQLHDVRREMTNLYRTLLADADAA, from the coding sequence TTGATCGCTGTTGCCTCGGTCCCTGCTGCGCACCCCTACGTGCGCGCCATCACCGACCCCGAATCCGTTCTGCTGCTGGACGACCCGCGACCGATCGGCGCGACGCTGCCCGGTCAATGGTGGCCACCGCGGCTCCTCGATCCGAGGTATCTCGCCGAGGGATGCGAGAGCTTCGACGTCATGCACGTGCACTTCGGATACGACTCGACCCCACCTGCGGTACTGCGCGACGTCGCCGGCGTGCTGAGCGCGCGCCGAGCACCGCTGGTGGTGACCGTGCACGATCTGCACAATCCGCATTTCGCCGACCCCAGCGAGCATCTGGCACGGCTCGACGTGCTGATCCCGGCGGCGGACGCGGTGGTGACGCTCACGCCGGGAGCGGCTGACGCCATTGCCGACCGGTGGGGCCGGCGGGCCACCGTGCTGCCGCACCCGCACGTGCTGCCGCTGGCCGCCGTCGGAGCGGATCGCCGCGCGGATACGCCTGCGGTGGTCGCCGTGCACGCGAAGTCGTTGCGCGCCAACATCGATCCGCTTCCGGTGCTCGACGCGCTGCTCGCCGCCGAGGAGTCCGCGTGGCGGCTGCGCCTGGACGTCGACGAGGACGTCCACCGCTCACCGCGGGCCGAGTCGCTGACCGCCGAACGGCTCGACGAGCTGGGCCGGCGCGGCGTCGACGTGCGGGTGCACCCCCGCTTCACCGACGACGAACTGCGGCAGTACCTCGGTGAGATCGACGCCCTCGTCCTGCCCTACCGGTTCGGGACGCACTCGGGATGGGTGGAGGCGTGCTACGACGCCGGCGTCGCGGCCATCGTCCCGGAATGCGGGTTCTTCCACGAGCAGCACGGCGACCCGACGTACCGCTTCACCGCAGACGCTCCGGACGGTCTGCCGCAGGCGGTTGCCGCGAGTCTGGCGCGCACGGCGCACGGCGGCGATCGCCGAAGCGAGCGCGAACGCCAACTGCACGACGTCCGGCGGGAGATGACGAACCTCTACCGCACCCTGCTCGCGGACGCGGACGCCGCGTGA
- a CDS encoding glycosyltransferase, which yields MTAGDQPIPLNDGRFTVPGNRWDLVAGSTGSDATVAVVIPYYNQQRELDRTLAALARQTYPAHLVQVVVADDGSARTPALPRSPLDLRVVRQEDLGFRAAAARNLGAAATDAAVLCFLDADTVPEPDYLRAITRLPSRLPDALVVGRRRYADLDAAAPGTAPQPLPEPRWLADAYAATGDLLHLDHRSYRYVISSVMCCSADLFSDIGGFDGSFVGYGGEDWEFAHRALANGAVLHHAGDAVAWHHGPDWAGRDVPGRAAVKNAEALALSRRITDPDARRTGLRYALPDVAVAVDSAGHTASSLARTISGFLGEDVGVWIRGDAAEALLRAVGADDDRLRTGSVPDDVLRRCRFLITTQGRAELSRAGVASLLRTCSGEAVGAVTSKAPGVAVTCRATWARNRVRRWTTGTVRFADPADADRVSRAVTVDAESIGLRCGAEEPDLSW from the coding sequence GTGACGGCCGGGGACCAGCCGATCCCCCTGAACGACGGCCGCTTCACGGTTCCCGGCAACCGGTGGGACCTGGTGGCGGGGAGCACGGGCTCCGACGCCACCGTCGCCGTCGTCATTCCGTACTACAACCAGCAGCGGGAACTCGACCGGACACTCGCCGCACTGGCGCGGCAGACCTACCCCGCCCACCTCGTGCAGGTGGTCGTCGCCGACGACGGTTCGGCGCGCACGCCCGCGCTGCCTCGCTCGCCACTCGACCTCCGGGTGGTGCGGCAGGAGGATCTCGGGTTCCGCGCCGCGGCCGCCCGCAACCTCGGTGCCGCGGCGACCGATGCCGCCGTGTTGTGCTTCCTCGACGCGGACACCGTGCCCGAACCCGATTACCTGCGTGCCATCACCCGGCTGCCGTCCCGGTTACCCGACGCCCTGGTGGTGGGCCGGCGGCGTTACGCCGACCTCGACGCGGCCGCACCCGGGACGGCTCCGCAACCGCTGCCCGAGCCCCGCTGGCTCGCCGATGCGTACGCGGCCACCGGGGATCTGCTGCACCTCGACCACCGGTCCTACCGTTATGTCATCAGCTCGGTGATGTGCTGCAGCGCGGACCTCTTCTCCGACATCGGCGGCTTCGACGGGTCGTTCGTCGGTTATGGCGGCGAGGACTGGGAGTTCGCCCATCGCGCACTGGCGAACGGAGCGGTGCTCCACCACGCCGGCGACGCGGTGGCCTGGCACCACGGACCCGATTGGGCGGGGCGCGACGTCCCCGGCCGCGCCGCGGTCAAGAACGCCGAGGCGCTCGCACTGTCACGTCGCATCACCGATCCGGACGCCCGCCGCACGGGCTTGCGCTACGCGCTGCCGGACGTCGCCGTCGCCGTCGACAGCGCGGGACACACGGCGAGTTCGCTGGCGCGCACGATCAGCGGATTCCTCGGCGAGGACGTGGGCGTCTGGATACGCGGCGACGCCGCGGAGGCGCTGCTGCGGGCGGTGGGCGCGGACGACGACCGGCTCCGGACCGGGTCGGTCCCCGACGACGTCCTGCGCCGCTGCCGGTTCCTCATCACCACGCAGGGACGCGCGGAGCTGTCCCGCGCCGGCGTGGCGTCCCTGCTGCGCACCTGCTCCGGCGAGGCGGTCGGCGCCGTTACATCGAAGGCACCGGGTGTCGCGGTCACGTGTCGGGCGACCTGGGCGCGCAACCGCGTGCGCCGATGGACGACCGGCACCGTGCGGTTCGCCGACCCCGCCGACGCGGACAGGGTGAGCCGGGCGGTGACCGTCGACGCCGAGTCGATCGGGTTGCGCTGCGGCGCGGAGGAACCAGACCTGTCCTGGTGA
- a CDS encoding GNAT family N-acetyltransferase: MTHPDPRRATAADVPAIERLVAAAFAPYIERIGRPPAPMTHDYRALLDTARVWVTDGPGGIDGVLVTMPQDDHLLLDTVAVSPYVRGGGYGAALLARAEDDARELSLPEVRLYTNVAMTENLTYYPRHGYVETGRARSDGYERVFFTRRLSAP; this comes from the coding sequence ATGACCCACCCTGACCCGCGCCGGGCGACCGCCGCGGACGTACCCGCGATCGAACGGCTCGTCGCCGCCGCGTTCGCCCCCTACATCGAGCGCATCGGGCGTCCGCCCGCCCCGATGACCCACGACTACCGCGCCCTGCTGGACACCGCGCGCGTGTGGGTGACCGACGGCCCCGGCGGCATCGACGGCGTGCTGGTCACCATGCCGCAGGACGACCATCTGCTCCTCGACACCGTCGCGGTGTCCCCGTATGTACGGGGCGGCGGATACGGCGCCGCGCTGCTGGCCCGCGCCGAGGACGACGCCCGCGAACTGAGCCTGCCCGAGGTGCGGCTCTACACGAACGTCGCGATGACCGAGAACCTCACCTATTACCCGCGACACGGTTACGTCGAGACCGGCCGCGCCCGCAGCGACGGCTACGAACGGGTGTTCTTCACCAGGCGCCTCAGCGCGCCGTGA
- a CDS encoding M20/M25/M40 family metallo-hydrolase: protein MAAAEWIAARLARITDNVRIVGSATNPVVLARVRGRHVAGTTVIYGHLDVKPPGPGWSSPPFEPVRRGLRLFARGASDDKGQLMAHVAAVEAWGSVGGPPGDVVLVVDAAEEVGSPGLAATLTGSAGLTGGEISAIVVSDTKMVSAGQPSLTVSQRGMLGLDVRVSTRRPAVHAGRYGGVVADPTLVLASGLLSAARAVTRVRAGGDRAHSARAGAALSVTSCSSGTVPGSIPPAAKATLDVRLPAGVDPAAFLPVITAALRGTSDPRVDVEVACAAISMGLSMRHPADTRAAIDRACRLAFGKRAVEVPSGGSIPAVAMLAHAVGRAPILLGLGPPDDGAHGPDEHIDLADWAKSLDAAVCLLQLLPTRLDVSRGRHSIDLGTRLIHRGPSGPRLQGAVP, encoded by the coding sequence ATGGCCGCTGCGGAGTGGATCGCTGCCCGGCTGGCGCGCATCACCGACAACGTGCGGATCGTTGGTTCCGCGACCAACCCCGTTGTGCTAGCTCGGGTTCGGGGCCGCCATGTCGCCGGAACTACGGTGATCTACGGACACCTCGACGTCAAGCCACCTGGGCCCGGCTGGTCGTCCCCGCCATTCGAGCCCGTCCGCCGCGGGCTGCGGCTGTTCGCGCGCGGCGCCAGCGACGACAAGGGGCAGCTGATGGCCCACGTGGCCGCGGTCGAAGCGTGGGGCTCGGTCGGTGGCCCGCCTGGCGATGTCGTCCTGGTGGTTGATGCGGCCGAGGAGGTCGGCAGTCCCGGACTCGCCGCGACGCTCACGGGAAGCGCCGGCCTGACCGGTGGTGAGATCTCCGCGATCGTCGTGTCGGACACCAAGATGGTCTCCGCTGGGCAACCGTCGCTCACCGTTTCACAGCGCGGCATGCTCGGCCTCGACGTCCGGGTATCCACTCGCCGACCCGCCGTGCATGCAGGCCGGTACGGAGGTGTGGTCGCCGATCCGACGCTCGTACTAGCGTCAGGATTGCTCTCCGCCGCCCGCGCAGTCACTCGCGTCAGAGCCGGTGGAGACCGCGCTCATTCCGCCAGGGCCGGCGCAGCGCTCAGCGTGACGTCCTGCAGCTCAGGCACTGTGCCAGGGTCGATTCCGCCGGCGGCCAAGGCGACGCTCGACGTGCGACTGCCCGCGGGGGTGGACCCCGCCGCTTTCCTACCGGTGATCACCGCAGCGTTGCGCGGTACGAGCGATCCGCGCGTCGACGTCGAGGTGGCGTGCGCGGCTATCTCGATGGGGCTTTCAATGAGGCACCCTGCCGACACACGTGCTGCGATAGATCGTGCCTGTCGGCTGGCATTTGGCAAGCGCGCTGTGGAGGTACCTTCTGGCGGATCCATACCCGCGGTTGCCATGCTTGCTCACGCCGTAGGCCGGGCACCGATCCTGCTCGGGCTCGGCCCACCGGACGACGGCGCCCACGGACCCGACGAACACATCGATCTGGCCGACTGGGCAAAGTCGCTTGATGCAGCCGTGTGTCTCCTCCAATTGCTTCCCACTCGTTTAGACGTGTCAAGGGGGCGACACAGCATCGATCTCGGTACTAGGCTCATCCATCGCGGGCCATCAGGCCCGCGACTTCAGGGGGCGGTTCCATGA
- a CDS encoding helix-turn-helix domain-containing protein has protein sequence MRPLETLLGELVELIRLGEYRTNADEGVLLDAVLGDVRCLVVELTPQRIVALSPREQQIARMVAYGRTNQAIASSLEISVWTVSTHLRRIFAKLAVSSRAEMVAHLLADPDIAHAIERGY, from the coding sequence GTGCGCCCGCTTGAAACTCTACTGGGTGAGCTCGTCGAACTGATCCGCCTTGGTGAGTACCGCACCAATGCCGACGAAGGTGTACTGCTCGACGCGGTGCTCGGCGATGTGCGGTGTCTTGTCGTCGAACTGACGCCCCAACGGATCGTGGCACTCAGTCCTCGCGAACAACAAATCGCTCGAATGGTGGCCTATGGCCGCACCAATCAGGCGATCGCCAGCTCGTTGGAAATCAGCGTGTGGACGGTCTCCACCCATCTGCGGCGGATCTTCGCCAAGCTCGCCGTATCAAGCCGCGCCGAGATGGTGGCACACCTGCTGGCCGATCCGGACATCGCCCATGCGATTGAACGCGGATACTGA
- the pntB gene encoding Re/Si-specific NAD(P)(+) transhydrogenase subunit beta — translation MFTLETAATAAYVVAALLFILALAGLSKHETSRAGNTFGIAGMAVALIATIALALARHIEPIGLALLLVAMAVGAAIGLWRAKIVEMTGMPELIALLHSFVGLAAVLVGWNGYLHVEGDAGGGEVAELAADGMLGIHSAEVVIGVFIGAVTFTGSIVANLKLSARIKSAPMMLPGKNILNVGALVVFFALTVWFVIDPQLWLLIVVTVLALLLGWHLVASIGGGDMPVVVSMLNSYSGWAAAASGFLLGNDLLIITGALVGSSGAYLSYIMCKAMNRSFISVIAGGFGIEAGPAEDKDYGEHREITAEGAAELLSSASSVIITPGYGMAVAQAQYGVADLTRKLRDRGVNVRFGIHPVAGRLPGHMNVLLAEAKVPYDIVLEMDEINDDFDGTDVVLVIGANDTVNPAASEDPGSPIAGMPVLTVWNANNVIVFKRSMASGYAGVQNPLFFRENTQMLFGDAKDRVDAINAALSVTEKV, via the coding sequence ATGTTCACATTGGAAACCGCCGCCACCGCGGCCTACGTCGTCGCGGCCCTGCTGTTCATTCTGGCGCTGGCCGGCTTGTCGAAGCACGAAACCTCCAGGGCCGGCAACACTTTCGGTATCGCCGGGATGGCCGTGGCGCTGATCGCGACCATCGCGCTGGCGCTGGCCCGGCACATCGAACCGATCGGTCTTGCACTGTTGCTCGTCGCGATGGCCGTCGGGGCGGCGATCGGACTGTGGCGCGCCAAGATCGTCGAGATGACGGGCATGCCCGAACTGATCGCACTGCTGCACAGCTTCGTCGGGCTGGCCGCCGTGCTGGTGGGATGGAACGGCTATCTGCATGTCGAGGGCGACGCCGGCGGCGGTGAGGTGGCCGAACTGGCCGCCGACGGCATGCTCGGCATCCACTCGGCCGAGGTCGTCATCGGCGTCTTCATCGGCGCGGTCACGTTCACCGGCTCGATCGTGGCCAACCTGAAACTCTCGGCGCGCATCAAGTCCGCGCCGATGATGCTGCCCGGCAAGAACATCCTCAATGTCGGCGCGTTGGTCGTCTTCTTCGCGCTCACGGTGTGGTTCGTGATCGATCCGCAGCTGTGGCTGCTCATCGTGGTGACCGTGCTGGCGTTGCTGCTGGGCTGGCATCTGGTCGCCTCGATCGGCGGTGGTGACATGCCGGTGGTGGTCTCGATGCTCAACAGCTACTCGGGCTGGGCCGCCGCCGCGTCGGGCTTCCTTCTCGGCAACGACCTGCTGATCATCACCGGCGCGCTGGTGGGCTCCTCCGGTGCCTATCTGTCCTACATCATGTGCAAAGCGATGAACCGGTCCTTCATCTCCGTCATCGCGGGCGGCTTCGGCATCGAAGCGGGACCGGCCGAGGACAAGGACTACGGCGAGCACCGCGAGATCACCGCCGAGGGCGCCGCCGAGCTGCTGTCCTCCGCCAGTTCGGTGATCATCACGCCGGGCTACGGGATGGCCGTCGCCCAGGCGCAGTACGGCGTCGCCGACCTGACCCGCAAGCTCCGTGACCGCGGGGTGAACGTCCGGTTCGGGATTCACCCCGTCGCCGGCCGCCTGCCCGGGCACATGAACGTGCTGCTGGCCGAGGCCAAGGTGCCCTACGACATCGTCCTCGAGATGGACGAGATCAACGACGACTTCGACGGCACCGACGTCGTGCTGGTCATCGGCGCCAACGACACCGTCAACCCCGCCGCCTCCGAGGATCCGGGCAGCCCCATCGCCGGCATGCCCGTGCTGACGGTGTGGAATGCGAACAACGTCATCGTGTTCAAGCGGTCCATGGCCTCGGGCTATGCCGGTGTGCAGAATCCGCTGTTCTTCCGCGAGAACACCCAGATGCTGTTCGGCGACGCCAAGGACCGGGTCGACGCGATCAACGCGGCGTTGTCGGTCACCGAGAAGGTCTAG
- a CDS encoding WcbI family polysaccharide biosynthesis putative acetyltransferase: MSDDHAGRVWHYRDFYRPPGTAPATSAPLWLVVGNCQAEALRILLDAVPQRPYRTARIPPVHELQRSDLRHLDDLLAETSVLVCQPIRDDYRGLPVGTSQLIERLPAGAKVVRWPVIRYAGLYPFQVIVRHPADRSVTPPPVPYHDLRTIVAARDHRPADAQWDVEVAAAQFRAVADASCAELARRERAHTDVGVSDVLLRHGAEAAHTINHPGNSVLAELATRVLRHQNVTLAVTPSPRTMLGSIHAPLEARVLAALGIDAAPRPKWQDMQRTWRPEEVHAIQLRWYETNPDYIALALERHAGTLELLGMSRAA; encoded by the coding sequence GTGAGCGACGACCATGCGGGACGGGTGTGGCACTACCGGGACTTCTACCGTCCGCCCGGTACCGCGCCGGCGACGTCGGCACCGCTGTGGCTGGTCGTCGGCAACTGTCAGGCCGAAGCGCTGCGGATCCTCCTCGACGCGGTGCCCCAGCGGCCGTACCGGACCGCACGCATCCCCCCGGTGCACGAACTGCAGCGATCGGATCTTCGCCACCTCGACGACCTCCTTGCCGAAACCTCGGTGCTCGTCTGCCAGCCCATCCGGGATGACTACCGGGGACTGCCGGTCGGGACCTCGCAATTGATCGAACGGCTCCCCGCGGGTGCAAAAGTGGTGCGGTGGCCGGTGATTCGGTACGCAGGCCTGTACCCCTTCCAGGTCATCGTGCGCCATCCGGCCGACCGGTCGGTCACCCCTCCCCCGGTGCCCTATCACGATCTGCGCACCATCGTGGCCGCCCGCGACCACCGGCCCGCCGATGCGCAGTGGGACGTCGAGGTGGCCGCGGCGCAGTTCCGGGCGGTCGCCGACGCCAGCTGTGCGGAGCTGGCCCGCCGGGAACGCGCGCACACCGATGTCGGAGTGTCTGATGTGTTGCTACGCCACGGGGCCGAGGCCGCGCACACCATCAACCACCCGGGCAACAGTGTCCTGGCCGAACTGGCGACGCGTGTGCTGCGTCACCAAAATGTCACACTTGCGGTCACGCCGTCGCCGCGGACGATGCTCGGCTCGATTCACGCTCCGCTGGAGGCCAGGGTGCTGGCGGCACTGGGGATCGACGCGGCTCCTCGACCGAAATGGCAAGACATGCAACGAACGTGGCGTCCGGAGGAGGTTCATGCCATCCAGCTGCGATGGTACGAAACCAATCCGGACTACATCGCGCTGGCGCTCGAGCGGCACGCCGGCACGCTGGAACTCCTCGGCATGAGCCGGGCCGCGTGA
- a CDS encoding Re/Si-specific NAD(P)(+) transhydrogenase subunit alpha, whose translation MLIAIPRESSPGETRVAATPQTVGQIIKLGYSVMVESGAGAASSFSDAAYVEAGAEIGSFEQVWSADVVLKVNAPDDAEIAALKDGSTLVGLISPALKPDLVEKLSTRRITVLAMDAVPRISRAQSLDVLSSMANIAGYRAVVEAAHAFGRFFTGQVTAAGKVPPAKVLVVGAGVAGLAAIGAAGSLGAIVRATDPRPEVADQVKSLGGEYLAVDPAAAEVSATGYAKEMGDDYKAREAALYAEQCKDVDIIVTTALIPGRPAPRIITADMVASMKPGSVIVDMAAANGGNVEGTVKDQAVVSANGVTIIGYTDLAGRLPATASQLYATNLVNLLKLLTPEKDGQLTLDWDDVVQRSVTVVRDGEVTWPPPPVQVSAAPAAAASVAPVEAKPAKQPMTTARRLGVTFGVAAALLVLIALSPAALQVHLTVFALAIVIGYYVIGNVHHALHTPLMSVTNAISGIIVVGALLQIGHGDVAVTALAFVAILLASINIFGGFAVTRRMLAMFSRS comes from the coding sequence ATGCTGATCGCGATACCACGCGAGTCTTCGCCCGGAGAGACCCGCGTCGCCGCCACCCCGCAGACGGTCGGGCAGATCATCAAGCTCGGGTACTCGGTCATGGTCGAGTCCGGTGCCGGCGCGGCCTCGAGTTTCTCCGACGCCGCCTACGTCGAGGCCGGTGCCGAGATCGGGTCGTTCGAGCAGGTCTGGTCGGCCGATGTGGTGCTGAAGGTCAACGCACCGGACGACGCCGAGATCGCCGCGCTCAAGGACGGTTCGACACTGGTCGGGCTGATCTCACCCGCGCTGAAGCCCGACCTCGTCGAGAAACTGTCCACGCGCCGCATCACCGTGCTGGCCATGGACGCCGTACCCCGCATCTCCCGCGCGCAGTCGCTGGACGTGCTGTCGTCGATGGCCAACATCGCCGGATACCGCGCGGTGGTCGAGGCAGCGCACGCCTTCGGCCGGTTCTTCACCGGTCAGGTGACCGCGGCGGGCAAGGTGCCGCCGGCCAAGGTGCTGGTGGTCGGCGCCGGCGTGGCGGGTCTCGCCGCGATCGGCGCCGCGGGCAGCCTCGGCGCGATCGTGCGGGCCACCGACCCCCGCCCGGAGGTGGCCGACCAGGTCAAATCGCTCGGCGGTGAGTACCTGGCTGTCGACCCGGCAGCGGCCGAGGTGTCGGCGACCGGCTACGCCAAAGAGATGGGCGACGACTACAAGGCCCGCGAGGCGGCGCTGTACGCCGAGCAGTGCAAGGACGTCGACATCATCGTCACCACCGCGCTCATCCCGGGCCGCCCGGCGCCGCGGATCATCACCGCGGACATGGTGGCCTCGATGAAACCGGGCAGCGTGATCGTGGACATGGCCGCGGCCAACGGCGGCAACGTCGAGGGCACCGTCAAGGATCAGGCCGTCGTCAGCGCCAACGGCGTGACGATCATCGGCTACACCGACCTGGCGGGCCGGCTGCCCGCCACGGCCTCCCAGCTCTACGCCACCAACCTGGTCAACCTGCTCAAGCTGCTGACGCCGGAGAAGGACGGGCAGCTCACGCTCGACTGGGACGACGTGGTGCAGCGCTCCGTGACCGTGGTGCGCGACGGGGAGGTCACCTGGCCGCCGCCTCCGGTCCAGGTGTCGGCGGCCCCGGCCGCCGCCGCATCGGTCGCTCCGGTCGAGGCGAAGCCGGCCAAGCAGCCCATGACGACAGCGCGCCGCCTCGGGGTGACGTTCGGCGTCGCCGCGGCGCTGCTCGTGTTGATTGCGCTCTCACCCGCCGCACTGCAGGTCCACCTGACCGTGTTCGCGCTGGCGATCGTGATCGGCTACTACGTGATCGGCAACGTGCACCACGCGCTGCACACCCCGCTGATGTCGGTGACCAACGCGATCTCGGGGATCATCGTCGTCGGCGCGCTGCTGCAGATCGGCCATGGTGACGTGGCCGTGACCGCGCTGGCCTTCGTGGCGATCCTGCTCGCCAGTATCAACATCTTCGGCGGCTTCGCGGTCACGCGCCGCATGCTCGCGATGTTCTCGAGGAGCTAG
- a CDS encoding acyl-CoA dehydrogenase family protein, producing the protein MPVDRLLPSDEARELIALTRDIGDKALDPIVDAHEKSETYPEGVFAQLGAAGLLSLPQPEEWGGGGQPYEVYLQVLEEIAARWAAVAVAVSVHSLSSHPLLMFGTDEQKQRWLPEMLSGEQIGAYSLSEPQAGSDAAALRCAATPSEGGYVITGEKSWITHGGRADFYTLFARTGEGSGSGGQERSDRGSTGGISCFLIPGDQPGLSFGKPEEKMGLHAVPTTSAYYDHAPVDADRRIGADGQGLQIAFSALDSGRLGIAAVAVGLAQAALDEAVAYANERTTFGRKIIDHQGLGFLLADMAAAVVSARATYLDAARRRDQDLPYSTQASVAKLVATDAAMKVTTDAVQVLGGVGYTRDFRVERYMREAKITQIFEGTNQIQRLVISRSLTAR; encoded by the coding sequence ATGCCCGTCGACCGCCTGTTGCCCTCCGACGAGGCGCGCGAGCTCATCGCGCTGACCCGCGACATCGGCGACAAGGCGCTCGACCCGATCGTCGACGCCCACGAGAAGTCCGAGACGTATCCGGAGGGGGTGTTCGCCCAGCTCGGCGCCGCGGGCCTCCTCAGCCTGCCGCAGCCTGAGGAGTGGGGCGGCGGCGGCCAGCCCTACGAGGTGTACCTGCAGGTGCTCGAGGAGATCGCGGCGCGGTGGGCGGCGGTCGCCGTGGCGGTGAGCGTGCACAGCCTCTCGTCACATCCGCTGCTGATGTTCGGCACCGACGAGCAGAAGCAGCGCTGGCTGCCCGAGATGCTGTCCGGCGAGCAGATCGGGGCGTACAGCCTGTCCGAACCGCAGGCGGGCTCCGACGCCGCCGCATTGCGCTGCGCGGCAACACCTTCCGAGGGTGGCTATGTCATCACCGGCGAGAAGTCGTGGATCACCCACGGCGGCCGGGCCGACTTCTACACCCTGTTCGCCCGCACGGGTGAGGGCTCGGGATCCGGAGGGCAGGAGCGCAGCGACCGGGGAAGCACGGGGGGCATCTCCTGCTTCCTGATCCCCGGCGACCAGCCCGGGCTGTCCTTCGGTAAGCCGGAGGAGAAGATGGGCCTGCACGCGGTGCCGACGACGTCGGCGTACTACGACCACGCGCCCGTCGACGCCGACCGGCGCATCGGTGCCGACGGCCAGGGCCTGCAGATCGCGTTCTCCGCGCTCGACTCGGGACGGCTCGGCATCGCGGCGGTGGCCGTCGGGCTGGCGCAGGCCGCGCTCGACGAGGCCGTCGCCTACGCCAACGAACGAACCACGTTCGGCCGCAAGATCATCGATCACCAGGGGCTGGGATTCCTGCTGGCGGACATGGCCGCCGCCGTGGTCAGTGCCCGCGCGACCTATCTGGACGCCGCGCGCCGGCGCGACCAGGACCTGCCGTACTCCACGCAGGCCAGCGTCGCGAAACTCGTCGCCACCGACGCGGCGATGAAGGTGACCACCGACGCGGTCCAGGTGCTCGGCGGTGTCGGCTACACCCGCGACTTCCGCGTCGAGCGATACATGCGCGAAGCGAAGATCACCCAGATCTTCGAGGGCACCAATCAGATTCAGCGGCTGGTCATCTCGCGCTCGCTCACGGCGCGCTGA